From the genome of Desulfobaculum xiamenense, one region includes:
- the infB gene encoding translation initiation factor IF-2, producing MADKLRVKDISTELGVTNKDLIQACREIGIPVKSHMSTLSTEEADTLRSKIREASASTEVVRKEVQPGMVVRRRRKPVKKTESARVPEKVSETPEDITAAPANADFEPEVAAVAEQPAVEPEPKPAPKDAEEAKPVTKTAPKVRIIKPKTVTTPEPEVIAEEKKPVAEAVIVPEAVKAEPPVATEAPAAPKAQEAPIKSEEKPAEIEIEVRKTSHETAKQPEEAAQAAEQDKAESDDDRRAKRKKKVKKKEVPVAPKVRIISRPDPNAAPAAPAPAAETRRPAPGGRPAGERSYGDRPSGERTYGDRPSGDRGYGDRPSGDRSYGDRPAGGRPAGARPAGPRPTGGRPGPTGGRPGPAGGAPRPAGPRPAGGRPGAPSFTPDSEVPGGGEARRRKKKDKRVVDFSRKVNEDQQGFQKTGRKKGKGRGMEQMVQPANTQPLKAAKRKVKMEEAMRLADFAKQLGVKAQALIKVLFGLGVMATINQSIDFETAVLVAAEFGYEVEKVGFSENDYLLPEHEDTPETLKSRAPVVTIMGHVDHGKTSLLDAIRKSKITSGEAGGITQHIGAYDVETDRGKVVFLDTPGHEAFTAMRARGAQVTDIVILVVAADDGVMEQTREAINHSKAAGVPIIVAVNKMDKPEANPDRVMRELADHGLVPEDWGGETIFCYVSAKTGENLDQLLEMVLLQAEVLELKANPDKRAVGHIVEARLDKGRGAVATVLIQAGTLRQGDNFVCGTHNGRVRAMHNDKGKKVKEAGPATPVEVQGFDGVPEAGDEFICVEDEKVARRIAGDRQIKQRERALARESKVTLESFLASRPEAESQTLNLVLKADVQGSLEAITEALRKLSTDKIKVDIVHSGAGAITESDILLAAASQAIIIGFNVRPTAKIKEVAEQESVEIRFYDIIYKLVGEIKDAMAGMLAPVISEKYLGQAEVRDTFSIPKVGTVAGCFVVDGELRRNAGIRLLRDGVVIYTGKMNSLKRFKDDVKEVRKGYECGGGLENFNDIKVGDIIEAFEVVETAATLD from the coding sequence ATGGCAGATAAGCTTCGGGTAAAGGATATCTCGACAGAACTTGGGGTAACGAACAAGGATCTGATACAGGCCTGCCGCGAAATCGGCATTCCTGTCAAAAGCCACATGAGCACGCTCTCGACCGAGGAGGCAGACACCCTGCGCTCCAAGATCCGTGAAGCCTCCGCGTCCACCGAGGTGGTCCGCAAGGAGGTTCAGCCCGGTATGGTCGTGCGCAGGCGCAGAAAGCCGGTCAAGAAGACCGAATCCGCCAGAGTCCCCGAAAAAGTCTCCGAGACTCCCGAAGACATCACCGCCGCCCCCGCAAACGCCGACTTCGAGCCCGAAGTCGCAGCCGTTGCCGAACAGCCCGCAGTGGAACCGGAGCCGAAGCCTGCGCCGAAAGACGCAGAGGAAGCCAAGCCCGTCACGAAGACCGCGCCCAAGGTCAGAATCATCAAGCCCAAGACCGTAACAACCCCTGAGCCCGAAGTGATCGCAGAAGAAAAGAAGCCTGTAGCCGAAGCCGTCATTGTTCCCGAAGCCGTAAAGGCCGAACCCCCCGTTGCAACCGAAGCCCCTGCCGCCCCCAAGGCACAGGAAGCGCCCATCAAGTCGGAGGAGAAGCCCGCCGAAATCGAGATCGAAGTGAGAAAGACTTCCCACGAGACGGCCAAGCAGCCTGAAGAAGCCGCACAGGCGGCCGAACAGGACAAGGCCGAATCCGACGACGATCGTCGTGCCAAGAGGAAGAAGAAGGTCAAGAAGAAGGAAGTCCCCGTGGCTCCCAAGGTCAGGATCATTTCCCGGCCCGATCCGAACGCGGCACCTGCCGCGCCCGCACCGGCTGCCGAAACCCGCCGTCCCGCTCCGGGCGGACGGCCTGCCGGCGAGCGCTCCTACGGTGATCGCCCCTCCGGCGAAAGGACTTATGGCGATCGTCCCTCCGGCGATCGCGGTTATGGTGACCGCCCCTCCGGCGATCGCAGCTATGGCGACCGTCCCGCTGGCGGCCGTCCGGCTGGCGCTCGCCCTGCCGGTCCCCGCCCCACTGGTGGTCGTCCCGGTCCCACTGGTGGTCGTCCCGGTCCCGCTGGCGGCGCTCCTCGCCCCGCAGGACCGCGCCCGGCTGGCGGTCGTCCCGGTGCGCCCTCCTTCACTCCGGACTCCGAAGTGCCCGGTGGTGGCGAAGCCCGCCGCAGGAAGAAGAAGGACAAGCGCGTCGTCGATTTTTCGCGCAAGGTCAATGAAGACCAGCAGGGCTTCCAGAAGACCGGCCGCAAGAAGGGCAAGGGCCGCGGGATGGAACAGATGGTTCAGCCCGCCAACACCCAGCCCCTCAAGGCTGCCAAGCGTAAGGTGAAGATGGAAGAGGCCATGCGCCTCGCCGATTTCGCCAAGCAGCTCGGCGTCAAGGCCCAGGCTCTCATCAAGGTGCTCTTCGGTCTCGGCGTGATGGCGACCATCAACCAGTCCATCGACTTCGAGACCGCCGTGCTGGTGGCCGCCGAATTCGGATACGAGGTCGAGAAAGTCGGCTTCTCCGAGAACGACTACCTCCTGCCCGAGCACGAGGATACGCCTGAAACGCTGAAGTCCCGCGCCCCCGTCGTGACCATCATGGGTCACGTCGACCACGGCAAGACGTCTCTTCTGGACGCCATCCGCAAGTCGAAGATCACCTCCGGCGAAGCAGGCGGCATCACCCAGCACATCGGCGCCTACGACGTGGAGACCGACCGCGGCAAGGTCGTGTTCCTCGACACCCCCGGTCACGAAGCGTTCACCGCCATGCGTGCCCGTGGTGCGCAGGTCACCGACATCGTCATTCTCGTTGTCGCAGCCGATGACGGCGTCATGGAGCAGACCCGAGAGGCCATCAACCACTCCAAGGCCGCTGGTGTTCCGATCATCGTGGCCGTGAACAAGATGGACAAGCCCGAGGCCAACCCCGACCGCGTCATGCGCGAACTGGCCGACCACGGTCTGGTTCCGGAAGACTGGGGCGGAGAAACCATCTTCTGCTACGTGTCCGCCAAGACCGGCGAGAACCTCGACCAGCTGCTGGAAATGGTTCTGCTGCAGGCCGAAGTGCTCGAACTGAAGGCCAACCCGGACAAGCGCGCCGTCGGCCACATCGTCGAAGCGCGTCTGGACAAGGGCCGTGGCGCTGTCGCCACCGTGCTCATCCAGGCCGGTACCCTGCGCCAGGGCGACAACTTCGTGTGCGGCACCCACAATGGTCGTGTCCGCGCCATGCACAACGACAAGGGCAAGAAGGTCAAGGAAGCCGGACCGGCGACTCCGGTCGAAGTCCAGGGCTTTGACGGCGTGCCCGAGGCCGGTGACGAGTTCATCTGCGTCGAGGACGAAAAGGTCGCACGCCGCATCGCCGGTGATCGCCAGATCAAGCAGCGCGAGCGCGCTCTGGCTCGCGAAAGCAAGGTGACGCTGGAAAGCTTCCTCGCCTCCCGCCCCGAAGCCGAAAGCCAGACCCTCAACCTCGTGCTCAAGGCCGACGTGCAGGGTTCGCTGGAAGCCATCACCGAGGCGCTGCGCAAGCTCTCGACGGACAAGATCAAGGTGGACATCGTGCACAGCGGTGCCGGTGCCATCACCGAGTCCGACATCCTGCTGGCCGCCGCGTCGCAGGCGATCATCATCGGCTTCAACGTCCGCCCGACCGCGAAGATCAAGGAAGTCGCCGAGCAGGAAAGCGTCGAAATCCGCTTCTACGACATCATCTACAAGCTCGTGGGCGAGATCAAGGACGCCATGGCTGGCATGCTGGCTCCGGTCATCTCCGAGAAGTATCTCGGTCAGGCCGAAGTCCGCGACACCTTCTCCATCCCGAAGGTCGGCACGGTTGCAGGCTGCTTCGTGGTGGATGGCGAGCTTCGCCGCAACGCTGGCATCCGCCTGCTGCGCGACGGTGTGGTCATCTACACCGGCAAGATGAACTCCCTGAAGCGCTTCAAGGACGACGTCAAGGAAGTCCGCAAGGGCTACGAATGTGGTGGCGGCCTTGAGAACTTCAACGACATCAAGGTCGGGGACATCATCGAAGCCTTCGAGGTTGTCGAAACCGCCGCAACCCTCGACTAG